A region of Anolis carolinensis isolate JA03-04 unplaced genomic scaffold, rAnoCar3.1.pri scaffold_7, whole genome shotgun sequence DNA encodes the following proteins:
- the zdhhc12 gene encoding palmitoyltransferase ZDHHC12 isoform X2 — protein MRLRAAQAGLSAGIGAALFLHPTDLRLQAEEGSLLAPLCFVGLILSSVALYFVVSLMDPGFVRSHPEHTKESGSKGQEILAFQQDVPEVRLRRCGYCLLKQPMRAKHCRECRHCVRRYDHHCPWIENCVGERNHRLFVLYLAVQLVVVVWAMEASWSGLGPLPASFSWPWLRQNLLLLLCFLVLLVCAVVAALLLASHAYLAACNTTTWEFMSRHRISYLRGCPEEENPFDRGVFRNLWGFFCARRSVRWEALHPSAV, from the exons acCTGCGCCTCCAGGCCGAGGAGGGGTCTCTCCTGGCCCCGCTCTGCTTTGTGGGCCTGATCCTCTCTTCCGTGGCCTTGTATTTTGTGGTCTCGCTCATGGACCCCGGCTTTGTCCGCAGCCATCCCGAACACACCAAG GAATCGGGGAGCAAAGGACAGGAAATCCTCGCCTTCCAGCAAGACGTTCCGGAAGTTCGGCTCCGCCGCTGCGGATATTGCCTGCTCAAG CAACCCATGCGGGCCAAGCACTGCCGCGAGTGCCGCCACTGCGTCCGGCGCTACGACCACCACTGCCCTTGGATCGAGAACTGCGTCGGGGAGCGCAACCACCGGCTCTTCGTCCTCTACCTGGCCGTCCAGCTCGTGGTCGTCGTGTGGGCCATGGAAGCCTCCTG GTCCGGCCTGGGTCCACTGCCCGCGTCCTTCTCGTGGCCTTGGCTCCGCCAGAACCTTCTCCTGCTGCTCTGCTTCCTGGTGCTGCTGGTGTGTGCGGTGGTGGCGGCCCTGCTCCTGGCCTCGCACGCCTACCTGGCCGCCTGCAACACCACCACCTGGGAGTTCATGTCCCGCCACCGCATCTCCTACTTGCGCGGCTGCCCGGAGGAGGAGAACCCCTTTGACCGGGGGGTCTTCCGCAACCTCTGGGGCTTCTTCTGCGCCCGCAGGAGTGTCCGCTGGGAGGCCCTCCACCCCAGCGCCGTCTGA
- the zdhhc12 gene encoding palmitoyltransferase ZDHHC12 isoform X1 produces the protein MRLRAAQAGLSAGIGAALFLHPTDLRLQAEEGSLLAPLCFVGLILSSVALYFVVSLMDPGFVRSHPEHTKPASALQESGSKGQEILAFQQDVPEVRLRRCGYCLLKQPMRAKHCRECRHCVRRYDHHCPWIENCVGERNHRLFVLYLAVQLVVVVWAMEASWSGLGPLPASFSWPWLRQNLLLLLCFLVLLVCAVVAALLLASHAYLAACNTTTWEFMSRHRISYLRGCPEEENPFDRGVFRNLWGFFCARRSVRWEALHPSAV, from the exons acCTGCGCCTCCAGGCCGAGGAGGGGTCTCTCCTGGCCCCGCTCTGCTTTGTGGGCCTGATCCTCTCTTCCGTGGCCTTGTATTTTGTGGTCTCGCTCATGGACCCCGGCTTTGTCCGCAGCCATCCCGAACACACCAAG ccTGCCTCCGCTTTACAGGAATCGGGGAGCAAAGGACAGGAAATCCTCGCCTTCCAGCAAGACGTTCCGGAAGTTCGGCTCCGCCGCTGCGGATATTGCCTGCTCAAG CAACCCATGCGGGCCAAGCACTGCCGCGAGTGCCGCCACTGCGTCCGGCGCTACGACCACCACTGCCCTTGGATCGAGAACTGCGTCGGGGAGCGCAACCACCGGCTCTTCGTCCTCTACCTGGCCGTCCAGCTCGTGGTCGTCGTGTGGGCCATGGAAGCCTCCTG GTCCGGCCTGGGTCCACTGCCCGCGTCCTTCTCGTGGCCTTGGCTCCGCCAGAACCTTCTCCTGCTGCTCTGCTTCCTGGTGCTGCTGGTGTGTGCGGTGGTGGCGGCCCTGCTCCTGGCCTCGCACGCCTACCTGGCCGCCTGCAACACCACCACCTGGGAGTTCATGTCCCGCCACCGCATCTCCTACTTGCGCGGCTGCCCGGAGGAGGAGAACCCCTTTGACCGGGGGGTCTTCCGCAACCTCTGGGGCTTCTTCTGCGCCCGCAGGAGTGTCCGCTGGGAGGCCCTCCACCCCAGCGCCGTCTGA